Proteins from a genomic interval of Chanos chanos chromosome 3, fChaCha1.1, whole genome shotgun sequence:
- the LOC115806476 gene encoding myosin-7-like isoform X5 yields MGDALMEEFGAAAPYLRKSDKERLEAQTRPFDMKKECFVPDPEVEYVKASIVSRDGDKVTVETQQGKTVTVKEADVHPQNPPKFDKIEDMAMFTFLHEPAVLFNLKERYAAWMIYTYSGLFCVTVNPYKWLPVYNQEVVIAYRGKKRSEAPPHIFSISDNAYQYMLADRENQSILITGESGAGKTVNTKRVIQYFASIAAGGSKRDVNDKKGTLEDQIIQCNPALEAFGNAKTIRNDNSSRFGKFIRIHFAASGKLASADIETYLLEKSRVTYQLKAERDYHIFYQILSQKKPELLEMLLITNNPYDYAYISQGETTVASINDGDELMATDEAFDVLGFTQEEKNSIYKLTGAIMHYGNMKFKQKQREEQAEADGTEDADKSAYLMGLNSADLIKALCHPRVKVGNEWVTKGQNVQQVYYAIGALSKSVYEKMFLWMVVRINQSLDTKQPRQYFIGVLDIAGFEIFDFNTFEQLCINFTNEKLQQFFNHHMFVLEQEEYKKEGIEWEFIDFGMDLQACIDLIEKPMGIMSILEEECMFPKASDTTFKAKLYDNHLGKSNNFQKPRIVKGKPEAHFSLVHYAGTVDYNINNWLVKNKDPLNETVVGLYQKSTMKLLANLFANYAGADSGTGGKGKEKKKKGSSFQTVSALHRENLNKLMTNLRSTHPHFVRCIIPNETKTPGAMENPLVMHQLRCNGVLEGIRICRKGFPNRILYGDFKQRYRILNPAAIPEGQFIDSRKGAEKLLGSLDIDHNQYKFGHTKVFFKAGLLGTLEEMRDDRLALIITGIQARARGLLSRIEFQKIVERRDSLLVIQWNIRAFMGVKNWPWMKLYFKIKPLLRSAEAEKEMANMKEEFLKLKEAYAKSEARRKELEEKMVTLLQEKNDLQLQVQAEQDNLSDAEERCEGLIKNKIQLEAKCKELNERLEDEEEMNAELTAKKRKLEDECSELKKDIDDLELTLAKVEKEKHATENKVKNLTEEMAALDEIIAKLTKEKKALQEAHQQTLDDLQSEEDKVNTLTKAKAKLEQQVDDLEGSLEQEKKIRMDLERAKRKLEGDLKLTQESVMDLENDKQQLEERLKKKDFEISQLNSKIEDEQAMGAQLQKKLKELQARIEELEEELEAERAARAKVEKQRADLARELEEISERLEEAGGATAAQIEMNKKREAEFQKLRRDLEESTLQHEATAATLRKKHADSVADLGEQIDSLQRVKQKLEKEKSELRLELDDVVSNMEQIVKAKANLEKMCRTLEDQMTEYRTKFEEGQRSINDFTMQKAKLQTENGELARQLEEKDSLVSQLTRGKQSYTQQIEDLKRQLEEEVKAKNALAHAVQSARHDADLLREQFEEEQEAKAELQRSLSKANSEVAQWRTKYETDAIQRTEELEEAKKKLAQRLQDAEEAVEAVNAKCASLEKTKHRLQNEIEDLMVDVERANAAAAALDKKQRNFDKVLAEWKQKYEESQSELESSQKEARSLSTELFKLKNSYEESLDHLETMKRENKNLQEEISDLTEQLGESGKSIHELEKIRKQLEQEKSEIQAALEEAEASLEHEEGKILRAQLEFNQVKADIERKLAEKDEEMEQAKRNQQRMVDTLQSSLEAETRSRNEALRLKKKMEGDLNEMEIQLSQANRQAAEAQKQLKGLHGHLKDAQLQLDDALRANDDLKENIAIVERRNNLLQAELDELRSLVEQTERGRKLAEQELLDVSERVQLLHSQNTSLLNQKKKLEADTSQLQTEVEEAVQECRNAEEKAKKAITDAAMMAEELKKEQDTSAHLERMKKNMEQTIKDLQHRLDEAEQIAMKGGKKQVQKLEARVRELEAEVEMEQRKSADSVKGIRKYERRIKELTYQTEEDRKNLARLQDLVDKLQLKVKSYKRTAEEAEEQANANLTKFRKLQHELDEAEERADIAESQVNKLRAKSRDAGSKKGHDEE; encoded by the exons ATGGGTGATGCGCTCATGGAGGAGTTTGGGGCGGCTGCCCCCTACTTGCGAAAGTCAGACAAGGAGCGTCTGGAGGCCCAGACTCGCCCCTTTGACATGAAAAAGGAATGCTTTGTGCCAGACCCTGAGGTTGAATATGTGAAGGCCTCCATTGTCAGCAGAGACGGTGACAAAGTCACTGTAGAGACTCAGCAGGGGAAG ACAGTAACTGTGAAGGAGGCTGATGTCCACCCTCAGAACCCGCCAAAGTTTGATAAAATCGAGGACATGGCGATGTTCACCTTCCTGCACGAGCCTGCTGTGCTGTTTAACCTCAAAGAGCGTTATGCAGCCTGGATGATCTAC ACCTACTCTGGGTTGTTCTGTGTGACTGTCAACCCCTATAAGTGGCTGCCAGTGTACAACCAAGAAGTTGTCATTGCCTACAGAGGCAAGAAGAGGAGTGAAGCTCCTCCTCacatcttctccatctctgacaaTGCCTACCAATACATGTTGGCAG ACAGGGAAAATCAGTCCATTCTGATCAC TGGAGAATCCGGTGCTGGGAAGACTGTGAACACCAAAAGAGTCATTCAGTACTTTGCCAGTATTGCCGCtggagggagcaagagagatgTAAATGACAAAAAG GGCACTCTGGAAGATCAAATCATTCAGTGTAACCCTGCTTTGGAGGCCTTCGGTAATGCCAAGACCATTAGGAATGACAACTCCTCCAGATTT GGCAAGTTCATCCGAATTCACTTTGCAGCCAGTGGCAAGCTAGCCTCTGCTGATATTGAGACCT ATCTACTGGAGAAGTCTCGTGTGACTTATCAGCTTAAGGCTGAGAGAGACTACCACATCTTTTACCAGATTCTGTCTCAGAAGAAACCAGAGCTGCTGG AGATGCTGCTAATCACCAACAACCCCTATGACTATGCCTACATCTCCCAAGGAGAGACCACTGTAGCCTCCATTAATGACGGTGATGAGCTGATGGCTACTGAT GAAGCATTTGATGTGCTGGGATTCACTCAAGAAGAGAAGAACAGCATCTACAAGCTGACTGGTGCCATCATGCACTATGGGAACATGAAGTTCaagcagaagcagagagaggagcaggcagaggCTGATGGCACTGAGG aTGCTGACAAATCAGCATATCTGATGGGTCTAAACTCTGCTGATCTCATCAAGGCTCTATGTCATCCAAGGGTCAAAGTAGGCAATGAGTGGGTCACCAAAGGACAGAATGTGCAGCAG GTCTACTATGCTATTGGCGCACTGTCCAAGTCAGTGTATGAGAAGATGTTCCTCTGGATGGTCGTGAGAATCAACCAATCTCTGGACACAAAACAGCCTCGCCAGTACTTCATTGGTGTGCTGGACATTGCTGGTTTTGAGATCTTTGAT TTCAACACCTTTGAGCAACTGTGCATCAACTTCACTAATGAGAAGTTGCAGCAGTTCTTCAACCACCACATGTTTGTGCTGGAGCAAGAGGAGTACAAGAAGGAAGGAATTGAGTGGGAGTTCATTGACTTTGGTATGGACCTGCAGGCTTGTATTGACTTGATTGAAAAG CCCATGGGTATTATGTCCATCCTTGAAGAGGAGTGCATGTTCCCCAAGGCCAGTGACACTACATTCAAAGCCAAGCTTTATGACAACCACTTGGGAAAATCAAACAACTTCCAGAAGCCCAGGATTGTCAAAGGAAAACCAGAGGCCCATTTCTCCCTAGTTCACTATGCTGGCACTGTTGACTACAACATCAATAACTGGCTGGTGAAAAACAAGGATCCCCTTAATGAGACCGTTGTCGGGCTTTATCAGAAATCCACAATGAAACTGCTGGCCAACCTTTTTGCAAACTATGCTGGTGCAGATTCTG GTACTGGTGGAaagggtaaagaaaaaaagaagaaaggatcCTCTTTCcagactgtctctgctctccacAGG GAGAACCTGAACAAGCTGATGACCAACTTGAGGTCAACTCACCCACACTTTGTGCGATGCATCATCCCCAATGAAACAAAGACTCCTGGGGCCATGGAGAATCCTCTTGTCATGCATCAGCTGCGCTGTAACGGTGTACTGGAAGGCATCAGGATCTGCAGAAAGGGCTTCCCCAACAGGATTCTGTATGGTGACTTCAAACAGAG ATATCGTATCCTGAATCCTGCTGCTATCCCAGAAGGTCAATTCATTGACAGCAGAAAAGGAGCGGAAAAACTACTTGGCTCCCTGGACATTGACCACAATCAGTACAAATTTGGACACACCAAG gtgttcttcaaggCTGGTCTCCTGGGTACGCTTGAGGAGATGCGAGATGACCGTCTTGCTCTGATCATTACTGGAATTCAGGCCAGGGCCCGTGGTTTGCTCTCAAGAATTGAATTCCAGAAGATTGTGGAACGCAG GGATTCCTTGCTTGTCATCCAGTGGAACATCCGTGCTTTCATGGGGGTCAAGAATTGGCCCTGGATGAAGCTCTACTTCAAGATCAAACCACTGTTGAGGTCTGCTGAGGCTGAGAAGGAGATGGCCAACATGAAGGAGGAATTCTTGAAGTTAAAAGAGGCTTATGCAAAATCTGAAGCCCGACGAAAGGAGCTGGAAGAGAAAATGGTCACCCTTCTCCAAGAGAAAAATGACCTGCAGCTTCAAGTTCAGGCT GAGCAGGATAATCTCTCAGATGCTGAAGAGCGATGTGAGGGTCTAATCAAGAATAAGATCCAACTTGAAGCCAAATGTAAAGAGCTGAATGAGCgactggaggatgaggaggagatgAACGCAGAACTGACTGCTAAGAAGAGGAAGCTGGAGGATGAATGCTCCGAGCTCAAAAAGGACATTGATGATCTGGAGCTAACTCTGGCCaaagtggagaaggagaaacatgcCACTGAGAACAAG GTTAAAAACCTGACTGAAGAGATGGCAGCTTTGGATGAGATCATCGCCAAGCTcacaaaggagaagaaagcTCTCCAGGAGGCCCATCAGCAAACTCTGGATGACCTCCAGAGTGAGGAGGACAAAGTCAATACGCTGACCAAGGCCAAAGCCAAACTGGAACAGCAAGTTGATGAT CTTGAGGGATCACTGGAACAAGAAAAGAAGATCCGCATGGATCTTGAGAGAGCAAAAAGGAAGCTTGAGGGAGACTTAAAGTTGACCCAAGAGAGTGTGATGGACCTGGAGAATGACAAGCAGCAACTAGAGGAACGgctgaaaaa gAAAGACTTTGAAATCAGTCAGTTAAACAGCAAGATTGAGGATGAGCAGGCAATGGGAGCTCAACTCCAGAAGAAACTGAAGGAGTTGCAG GCTCGTattgaggagctggaggaagagcTGGAGGCTGAGAGAGCCGCCCGTGCCAaagtggagaaacagagggcaGATTTGGCCAGAGAACTGGAGGAAATCAGTGAGAGGCTGGAGGAGGCTGGCGGTGCCACCGCTGCCCAGATTGAGATGAATAAGAAGAGGGAGGCCGAATTCCAGAAACTTCGCAGAGACCTTGAGGAGTCCACTCTGCAGCATGAGGCCACTGCTGCTACACTGAGGAAGAAACATGCTGACAGTGTGGCTGACCTGGGAGAGCAGATTGACAGTCTCCAGAGAGTCAAGCAGAAGCTTGAGAAGGAAAAGAGTGAACTGAGATTGGAGTTGGACGATGTGGTCTCCAATATGGAGCAGATCGTCAAGGCCAAG GCCAACCTGGAGAAAATGTGTAGAACTCTTGAGGATCAAATGACTGAATACAGGACAAAATTTGAGGAAGGACAGCGTAGCATCAATGATTTTACAATGCAAAAAGCCAAGCTGCAAACTGAGAATG GTGAGCTGGCACGGCAGCTTGAGGAGAAGGACTCTTTAGTGTCTCAACTGACCAGAGGCAAGCAGTCCTACACTCAGCAGATTGAGGATCTAAAGAGACAACTGGAAGAGGAAGTCAAG GCTAAGAATGCATTGGCCCATGCAGTGCAGTCTGCTCGTCATGATGCTGACTTGCTGAGAGAACAGTttgaagaggagcaggaggccAAAGCTGAACTGCAGCGCAGTCTGTCTAAAGCCAACTCTGAGGTGGCTCAGTGGAGAACCAAGTATGAAACTGATGCCATCCAGAGGACTGAAGAGCTGGAGGAGGCAAA GAAGAAGCTGGCTCAGCGCCTACAAGATGCAGAGGAAGCTGTGGAAGCTGTTAATGCCAAATGTGCCTCTCTGGAGAAAACTAAACACAGGCTTCAGAATGAAATTGAAGATCTCATGGTTGATGTTGAAAGAGCCAAtgcagctgctgctgctctggACAAGAAGCAAAGAAACTTTGACAAA GTCCTGGCTGAGtggaaacagaaatatgaggaaTCGCAAAGTGAGCTGGAGAGTTCCCAGAAAGAGGCCAGATCACTCAGCACTGAGCTCTTCAAACTGAAGAACTCCTATGAGGAGTCTCTCGATCACCTAGAGACcatgaaaagggaaaacaagAACCTCCAAG AGGAAATTTCTGACCTAACGGAGCAACTTGGCGAGAGTGGAAAGAGTATCCACGAGTTGGAGAAAATCCGTAAACAACTGGAGCAGGAAAAGTCTGAGATCCAAGCGGCCCTGGAGGAAGCAGAG GCCTCCCTAGAGCATGAAGAAGGAAAGATCCTGAGAGCTCAGTTAGAGTTCAATCAGGTCAAGGCTGATATTGAGCGTAAACTGGCTGAGAAAGATGAGGAAATGGAGCAGGCCAAGAGGAACCAGCAGAGAATGGTGGACACCTTGCAGAGCTCCCTGGAGGCAGAGACTCGCAGCAGGAATGAGGCCCTtaggctgaaaaagaaaatggagggagaCCTCAATGAGATGGAGATCCAACTCAGCCAGGCCAACAGGCAAGCAGCAGAGGCTCAAAAGCAACTCAAGGGTCTCCACGGACATCTGAAG GATGCTCAACTGCAGCTTGACGACGCTCTTCGTGCTAATGATGATCTGAAAGAGAACATTGCTATTGTGGAGAGACGTAACAATCTGCTGCAGGCAGAATTGGATGAGCTGAGGTCCCTGGTagagcagactgagagaggccGCAAACTGGCTGAGCAAGAGCTGCTGGACGTCAGCGAGAGGGTTCAGCTTCTGCACTCTCAG AACACCAGCTTGCTGAACCAGAAGAAGAAGCTGGAGGCTGACACATCCCAGCTTCAGACTGAGGTGGAGGAGGCAGTACAAGAATGCAGAAATGCTGAGGAAAAAGCTAAGAAGGCCATCACTGATGCTGCCATGATGGCtgaggagctgaagaaagagCAGGACACCAGTGCTCACCTGGAACGTATGAAGAAGAACATGGAGCAGACCATCAAGGACCTGCAGCACCGTCTGGATGAAGCTGAACAAATCGCCATGAAAGGTGGCAAGAAGCAGGTCCAGAAGCTGGAGGCCAGG GTGAGAGAGCTGGAGGCTGAGGTGGAGATGGAACAAAGGAAGAGCGCTGATTCTGTGAAAGGAATTCGTAAATACGAGAGACGCATTAAGGAGCTCACCTATCAG ACTGAGGAGGACCGTAAGAATCTGGCCCGTCTGCAGGATCTCGTTGACAAACTACAGTTGAAAGTCAAGTCCTACAAGAGAACTGCAGAGGAGGCT GAGGAACAGGCTAATGCCAACCTGACCAAGTTCCGTAAGCTGCAGCATGAACTAGATGAGGCAGAAGAGAGAGCTGATATTGCTGAGTCTCAGGTCAACAAGTTGAGGGCTAAGAGTCGTGACGCTGGTTCCAAG AAAGGGCATGATGAAGAGTGA